The genome window GCTTCATCGACCCGTTCCAGGGCTTCGTGATGGCGAAGTTCGCCCGGGAGAACCTGAAGCTGAACAAGGTGGCGGTGCTGCGCGACAACAAGAGCGCCTTCTCCATGGGCCTGGCGGACGTGTTCAACCAGAAGTTCGCGGAGTTCGGCGGCAAGATTCTCGGCGACGAGAGCTACTCGAAGGGCGACACGGACTTCCGCGCGCAGCTCACCGCGCTCAAGCAGCTCAAGCCGGAGGCCGTCTTCGTCCCGGGGTACTACACGGACGTGGGCATCATCGCCCGGCAGGCGCGCGAGGTGGGCCTCAAGGTGCCGCTGCTCGGCGGCGACGGCTGGGACTCCGACAAGCTGTACGAGCTGGGTGGCTCGGCGCTCGAGGGCAGCTACTTCTCCAACCACTACTCGCCGGACAACCCGGACCCGGCGCTCCAGCAGTTCCTGAAGAAGTACAAGGAGCGCTACGGCAGCGTGCCGGACAGCGTGGGCGTGCTGGCGTACGACGCGGCCCGCGTGGCCATTGAAGCCATGAAGCGCGCCCCGGACCTGAGCGGCCCGGCCCTGCGCGAGGCGATTGCCCGGACGAAGGACTTCCCGGGCGTCTCGGGCCGAATCACCCTGGACGCGAACCGGGACGCGGTGAAGGAGGCCGTCGTCCTCAAGGTGTCCGGTGGCAAGGCGGAGTTCGTCACCACCGTGAAGCCGTAGCGGCTCAGCCAGGGCCCGCCCGCGGAAAGCACCCGCGCGGGCGGGACGCCCTCCTCAGGGGATGGGCGACTGGATGATGTAATAGATGGACTGGAAGTAGCGGTGCAGGCCGTTGATGAGCTCGACGAGGAACGGCCAGCTCATCACCGTGAAGCTCATCAGCGCCGCGGTGATGATGGCGTACTCCACCATCGCCTGGCCGCGCGCGGGGCGGCGGCGCCGCTCAATGGTCGTCGTCATGGTGCTCCTCTTCCTTCCCCTCGTTCAGCTTCTCGCGCTGCGCGGGGCGGCCGGAGCACTCCTCGGAGCACGCCCGCTTCTCGTCGTCACAGGC of Pyxidicoccus xibeiensis contains these proteins:
- a CDS encoding ABC transporter substrate-binding protein, with translation MRRPLMLLATLALAAVACEKKSAPAPTEPTPGGQAPAATAPPPGAAPVDANTILLGEVGSLTGSEATFGISARNGIELAIDEANAAGGVKGKRLAVRVYDSQGRPEEGAQAVTRLITQDKVVVILGEAASSVSMAMAEKAQVAKVPMITPTSTSPEVTKRGDYIFRVCFIDPFQGFVMAKFARENLKLNKVAVLRDNKSAFSMGLADVFNQKFAEFGGKILGDESYSKGDTDFRAQLTALKQLKPEAVFVPGYYTDVGIIARQAREVGLKVPLLGGDGWDSDKLYELGGSALEGSYFSNHYSPDNPDPALQQFLKKYKERYGSVPDSVGVLAYDAARVAIEAMKRAPDLSGPALREAIARTKDFPGVSGRITLDANRDAVKEAVVLKVSGGKAEFVTTVKP